In Quercus lobata isolate SW786 chromosome 12, ValleyOak3.0 Primary Assembly, whole genome shotgun sequence, a genomic segment contains:
- the LOC115971229 gene encoding receptor-like protein 7, with product MERVLLLLICFLLLSQPNNCSSSLSFNSSTPLCHSHQSSALLHFRNSFSVGDSDDYFCDLYSNPPKNSWKMGTDCCGWDGVTCDTMTGHVIAVDLSCSGLYGPIHPNSTLFSLRHLQRLNLAYNDFHGSTISSKFGGFANMTHLNLARSSVAGNFPSEISHLSKLVSLDLSGNYGMRIETPSLKRLIQNLTHLTELDLAVDMSSVPPNSFMNLSSSLTSLSLFMCGLKGRFPDNIFHLPNLQLLDVSSNFNLTGSLPTYNWSTPLNFLGLAETGFPINLPNLVSNLKSLKQLYLSNCNFIGSSNLAFLPNLTQITSLDLSYNNFSGQWPWSLLNNAGLTYLDLSHNNFIGQLPDLSTNRTQVSSSNSSSNSQSVSQIPSNLVSLFLSYNLLNGTIPSWVYTIPSLRYLFLDYNQFTGHIGDFQHNSLVWLWLNNNNLHGPLPVSISKLVSLTSLRVSFNNLSGNVESKIFSKLKSLGTLHMSNNPLLSLSSFTFATNILPKLYSLDLSASNITEIPHFLRTAENIEYLYLSKNQIKGNIPKWFLEVGKDSLSNLNLSYNFLTSVGHLLWKNLQFLDLRSNLLEGPLPVPPLGISFFSVSRNNITGQISSSICNLSSVNYLDLSYNHLNNVMPSCLGNLSNHLVDLDLQSNNLHGTIPTTIAKGCYLRSLKLNGNQLEGPLPQSLVHCRKLEVLDFGNNKINSTFPHWLETLPELRVLILRSNNFHGPLGNPKTKFPFPNLRIIDLSHNEFHGHLPTNLFKYLKAMMNVSANKGELKYMGDDYYQDSVIVVMKGLFFELVKIQSLFTTIDFSNNNFKGEIPKSIGELGSLKGFNFSHNNLIGRVPPSLGNLTNLEWLDLSSNKLEGEIPVQLVDLTSLAFLNLSENYLFGQIPQGKQFNTFTNDSYKENRGLCGFPMTNACGNDEGQQPPPSSTIPEVDFEFENGFHWKVVLLGYGVGFMFGLGLGYLVFSSGKPIWLVNIFYGEQDDKVQRSKKNARG from the coding sequence ATGGAGCGGGTATTACTCTTACTCATTTGCTTCCTCTTGCTTTCTCAACCTAATAATtgttcctcttctctctcttttaattcaTCAACGCCTCTTTGCCATTCACACCAATCCTCTGCTTTGCTCCATTTCAGAAACTCTTTTTCTGTTGGCGATTCTGatgattatttttgtgatttgtaCTCTAATCCTCCGAAGAATTCGTGGAAAATGGGTACAGATTGTTGTGGGTGGGATGGGGTCACCTGTGATACGATGACAGGTCATGTCATTGCTGTCGACCTCAGTTGCAGTGGGCTTTATGGTCCCATCCATCCCAATAGCACCCTTTTCTCTCTTCGCCATCTCCAGAGGCTCAACCTTGCTTACAACGATTTCCATGGCTCCACAATTTCATCTAAATTTGGTGGCTTTGCAAACATGACGCATCTCAACCTCGCTCGCTCCTCCGTTGCTGGTAATTTCCCATCCGAAATCTCTCACTTATCCAAATTGGTTTCACTTGATCTCTCTGGGAATTATGGCATGAGAATAGAAACGCCTAGTTTGAAAAGGCTTATTCAAAACCTAACCCATCTAACTGAACTTGATTTGGCTGTTGACATGTCTTCTGTTCCACCTAATTCTTTCATGAATTTGTCTTCCTCTTTGACATCTCTTAGTCTCTTTATGTGTGGATTGAAAGGGAGATTCCCAGATAATATATTCCACCTTCCAAACCTCCAGCTGCTCGATGTAAGTTCCAACTTCAATCTCACCGGTTCCCTTCCAACGTATAACTGGAGTACTCCTCTCAATTTCTTGGGTCTCGCtgaaactggattcccaatcAACTTACCTAATTTAGTCAGCAATCTCAAGTCCTTAAAACAATTGTACCTCAGTAATTGCAATTTCATAGGTTCATCGAATCTAGCATTTCTTCCAAACCTCACACAAATAACTTCTTTGGACCTCTCATATAATAACTTTAGTGGTCAGTGGCCATGGTCCCTCCTAAACAATGCAGGACTTACTTATTTAGATCTCTCACATAACAATTTCATAGGTCAACTTCCAGATCTTTCTACAAACCGGACACAAGTTTCTTCTTCAAACAGTTCTTCCAATAGTCAGTCAGTTAGTCAAATTCCTTCCAATTTGGTATCTCTCTTTTTATCTTATAACTTGTTGAATGGGACAATACCATCTTGGGTGTATACAATACCATCTTTGCGTTACTTATTTCTTGATTATAACCAATTCACTGGCCATATTGGTGATTTCCAGCATAACTCATTGGTTTGGCTTTGGTTGAATAATAACAACCTACATGGTCCCCTTCCAGTGTCAATCTCTAAATTGGTGAGTCTTACTTCACTAAGAGTTTCCTTCAATAATTTAAGTGGCAATGTGGAGtcaaaaatattctcaaagcTCAAAAGTCTTGGTACTCTTCATATGTCAAATAACCCTCTCTTGTCGCTAAGCTCCTTCACCTTTGCCACCAATATCTTGCCCAAACTTTATTCATTAGATTTGTCTGCTTCCAACATAACTGAAATTCCACACTTTTTACGAACGGCAGAAAATATAGAATACTTATACCTTTccaaaaaccaaatcaaaggCAATATTCCAAAGTGGTTTTTGGAGGTGGGGAAGGATTCATTGTCCAATTTGAATCTTTCATACAACTTCTTGACAAGTGTAGGACATCTTCTGTGGAAGAACTTGCAATTTCTTGATCTTCGTTCTAACTTGCTTGAAGGACCACTTCCAGTACCCCCACTAGGCATATCTTTCTTTTCAGTCTCAAGGAATAATATAACTGGACAGATCTCTTCCTCAATTTGCAATCTTAGTTCAGTCAATTACCTTGATTTGTCTTATAATCACTTGAATAACGTGATGCCTTCATGTTTGGGAAACTTAAGTAATCATCTCGTAGATTTGGATTTGCAAAGTAACAATCTTCATGGAACCATCCCAACAACAATTGCCAAGGGCTGTTACTTGAGAAGTCTTAAACTCAATGGCAACCAATTGGAGGGGCCATTGCCACAATCATTGGTCCATTGTAGAAAGTTGGAAGTTTTAGATTTCGGTAACAACAAGATTAATAGCACCTTCCCTCATTGGTTGGAAACTCTTCCAGAGTTGCGGGTTCTTATCTTGCGATCAAACAACTTTCATGGTCCCTTAGGCAACCCCAAAACCAAATTCCCATTCCCAAATTTGCGAATCATAGACCTCTCTCACAATGAGTTCCATGGGCATTTGCCGACAAACCTTTTCAAGTATTTAAAAGCCATGATGAATGTGAGTGCGAACAAAGGTGAATTGAAATATATGGGTGATGATTATTATCAAGATTCTGTGATAGTGGTGATGAAAGGGCTTTTCTTTGAATTGGTAAAAATCCAAAGTCTATTCACGACCATTGATTTCTCCAACAATAATTTCAAAGGAGAAATTCCAAAGTCAATTGGAGAGCTTGGGTCACTGAAGGGGTTTAATTTTTCACACAATAATCTTATAGGTCGTGTGCCTCCCTCGTTGGGGAATTTAACCAATCTTGAATGGTTAGATCTTTCATCAAACAAGcttgaaggtgaaattcctgTACAATTGGTAGATCTTACATCACTGGCATTTTTAAACCTATCAGAAAACTATCTTTTTGGACAGATACCCCAAGGTAAGCAATTCAATACATTTACAAATGATTCTTACAAAGAGAACCGCGGGTTATGTGGATTTCCAATGACAAATGCTTGTGGCAATGATGAGggacaacaaccaccaccatcatcaaccaTTCCGGAAGTTGATTTCGAATTTGAAAATGGGTTTCATTGGAAAGTTGTATTGTTGGGGTACGGTGTTGGATTCATGTTCggattgggtttgggttatcTTGTGTTCTCAAGTGGAAAGCCAATATGGCTAGTGAATATTTTTTATGGAGAACAAGATGATAAGGTACAAAGATCCAAGAAGAATGCTCGTGGATGA